TGAACGATGCGAGGGATGATCCGGTGGACGTTGTCGGCGGCGCCATCGAGAAGATCTGCTTGGTACCTAGAAGAGAACCAGATCAGCTTCGTTCAACCTCGAGAAGCCGGTGTACGAACTGGCAAAAGTCTTGATTTGTTCGCGGACAACGTCGATGCCTCTATCGTCACTGGCGTTGAGTTCCAGCACCATCTGTCGCATATTCTTGCTCCCGTATATCCGTCTCGCAAGGGCTAGGATGGTGGATGTTTTGCCGGTTCCGGGAGGGCCGTAGAGGAGTAGATGTGGCAGTCGCTAGATACCTCAGTATAAAAATCTAAGGTCTGGTAGTAAGAATCGTACATTGCATTCAACGAATCTGTTAATCGTCGCTAGGATATCTTGGTGGCCAGAGACATCTTCAATGGTATCTGGACGGTATTTTTCCACCCTGTCAGAGTCAGTCGCGTATCCTTATCCTCAACCGGACTCAGAATACTCACCAAGGCAAGTTATCTTGAGCTTCCACCGGCAAATCAGCAGCAGTTCTCTTTGCCTTGCCATTGGCGTCTGACGAGCTAAACTGGACGTCCTTGGACACGTCCACATCCATATTATCCTCGTAGTCCGACATTTTGCAACAGAGTAGTGATCAAAATAGTATAATTAGCGTATATTGAGAATTGATCACGACCAGATTGAAGTCGACGCGTCTAAGTTGCCCGCGCGTAAAGAGCTTCGGGGCCGGAAAATCCTCCGCTGGGCGTCTAGTGTCAGGGCGGTGATGACATGCCGTGCGGACAGACAAGCACCACCGCCCACGACGACTCCGtaataacaacaacaacgacaaTCCCCTAGACTGGTGCTAAGGGATTGATTCTGCTCTGTATCATCTTCCAGAATGCCGGTATGCGATTCCTGTCCATTAACTCTCAACTGGTATAGCTTCATAGCTAACCCCTGATAGGCATACCACTCCATCTTCCTCGAGGACCGGGATGTCCCCGTGATAGGTACGATGCGCATAGCTCCCAACGAAGCACCCTCACCTTCGACACCTTGTTCCCTCTTGGACCATCAACTAACATCAATATTCTATACAGGCAACTTCCCCGTCCTCCCTCTCCGCACCCGCACCCGCGGCCCCGCATACACCCTCCCCCCGCTCCCCCCTAACACCCTCGACGTCGACGTCCCCGCAGACAGTGAGTCTTATGACTGCATCGACGAGATTCTCTCGCTCTTCCGCGCCAACGTGCTCTTCCGCAACTTCGAGATCAATGGCCCCGCGGACCGCATGCTTATCTACGGAACGCTGTTTATCAGCGAGTGTCTGGGGAAGGTGAAGCCGACGATGGCAGCGAGGGAGGCAGAGAAGGTAGGATCTCTGGGTTTTTGAGGCTGCTGGAATGGGGATGTGATGGGTAGGGCTAATGAGGGATAGGCTCTTATCAATGTTGCTCTCGACCATTTCGCGATTCCCGGTGACGTGTCGTTCCCGTTTAACCAGGCTTTTGAGCCGCCGAGGGATCGTCAGGATGCGGAGACGCTGAGATCGTATGTTCACTATCTGAACAGGTATCATGTCATGTAACAGGGACTGATGCGCGCAGGTACATTTCCCAAGTACGACAGGAGATTGCTATTCGTCTGCATGCGAGATTATACCCCGGTGGTGTTGGTCCTTCGAAGGTAAGCTGCCACCCTATCACCACGATTCCTGGGTATCCTCTAACAGTACGCAGTGGTGGCTCAGCTTCGCAAAGAGAAAGTTCATGGGCAAGAGCTTCTAGGTGGTATATACTGGACGTTGCTTTCGTTGATCATATTTCAGCGTATGAaggttctttctttttttcctttcatgTTCTGTAAAGTTAGGCGAGTTAATTGATACATTTTGTTATGAGTAATCGATCCTGGTACCTTAAACAGCAACCAGTATACCACTGAATGGATTTACCATGCATTGCATATATTTTCGTATATCTATAATGAATCTATCGACTCAAACCACCCTTTCTAACAAGGAAGTTGATTTATTATCCGGGGTAGATCTGAAACTAAATCATCCGCGTCAAAGCAAGTGTCGTCCTTCTAACCATAAGTGCGAAGAGCGGAGAGGAGAAAAAGCCGGTTTATGAGCCAAGCGAAGGAATCTCTCGGACAGAGACATTTGACCGCGGGGCGAGCAAGTCATTGTAACACCAATCTTCCCCAGTCCAATCTCAGGCAAATAGAGGTTCATAAAAAACCTCCCTCATAAACTCCTCCTGCAGCATCATTCAGCCTGCATTAAGTGGCCATTGGTCCCCAGCTGATATATCCACCATATGCATGTACTTGTGTATGGCCATTTTCATTCTAATGGACCATACAAGTGGCGAAGAGACAGTAGACACAACGAGGGACGATTGAAGGCCACCTGATAAAGTTGTTAGAATTCATTGAGCGATAATAGAAGTTAAACGCTACTAGGAGGTTGTAGAGTCAACTATAAATGGAAGGTGGATATCCCGGGACTAAAGTAATTCCGGTTCCGACTCTATACGCAGAACTGGAAAGACAAGCGGGGATTGTACTGAACAACTTTTGTATATACATAGTTAACAGCTAAAGTAGGTGTAGTTACAACTTCATTTCCACATCCCCCGCTGGCAACGGCACGGGATTCGTCTCTACCTTCCGCTTCTTCCGGCTCGGATTCCCAGCAGCCTCAATCTTCGCCTGTGTCGGGAACGTCCGGATGCCATGGAAAACATAACCATCAGCACCACCACGCCCAGACATCATAGGGTGCGTGCGCCCTGGAAGGACCTGCCACGGCCGTATACGCGCCGTTTCCAGCGTTGGTGCAAGTAACAGCGATGGGTCAACGATGAATTCCTGCTCCAGTTCGGAAAGGTCAACCGGGTCGTCGACATTGTTTTCTTGGTTTCGTTTTTGGGTTGCTTCAATGAGTTCTCGTCTTGCGTTGATGAATGTTGTTCGTCTGGGGGTTGAGTAGAGGTCGATAAGCTCCGTTAGAGGTTCGATTGTGGGCGAGTAGACGACGACTTGTGCTGAGCCTGCGAGTAGGGGGACCGCATGTTTTAAGACGCTGGCGGGTTCCATTAGTGTTGCGACGAGGAGGCTGTCATATTCGCCGGCACGGGCTTCGTCGACAACGTTTCGGACACGCTGCCAGCGGCTGCGCTTGCGGTAGTATGTGCCGCGTTTGTTAGGTTTGTAGGTGGCTAGTGTCTCGTCTGGGATTACTTCGGGTTCGTTGCCGTAGATGGGGTCGGAGGAGGGATCGACGAGTTGCATCCAGGATACCGTTTTTAGGTGGGTGAATAACGGGTGCGATTCGTCGGGGTTGTCTTGGTCGTAGCCGAAGTATTTCAGGAGGGAGAGGTTCGGTTGTGTGTGGGCATGGAGGAGGGTGATGGTATTTCCAGATGCGGACATTTGACTGGGACGTTCTTTGGCAGGCGATGTCTCTTCAGCCGGCTTTCCGCTGGATTCTTCCTCGgactcttcgtcttcattgTCATGGGGATAAAGGATCCCCATTCTTTCTGCCATGGCAGCAACTATCAAACCCCCTGTCTCATCGACAACAAGATAACGACCGTTGGGTTTTGGCCCAACTGATACATTCCCGCCGTGATGTACATTGCCCCAGCACCCAACCAAACCAATCAACTCATCCCGCAACTCCATAGTCCGGCCCGCATCCTTCTCTTCAAGCATGAAGTTCGTGAGGAGACTAACATCTAGCGGCAGCACAGTGAACCGCTTCATATATTTCCTTCGTTTGCGCAGGGTATACTTTGCGAGCGAGAATGCGGTCTTCTGATCCAGTGCGGAGTGCGATTCGAGAAGTTTTGCGATAATATCCCTGCCGGCGTCGCTCGACCCCTTCTTCAACTCTTCAATTTCTTGCAGCGTCATTTTCTGGGTGGATGCATCGTCGACGATCTCGCGATTTGTCCGCATGGGTGTTTCGGCATCGCCGCCCACGTCCGGCTCGTCGCCTTCTCCGTCCGCCTCCCCTGAGCCCTCGGTTATTAACGATTCCGCATGGAGTTCTGCTGCGGTTATGATGCGCAAGCGATTGCCATTTTCTTCGGTGGGGTTGTCGAGGATCTCGAATGTGAGGTAGAATGGGCGTCCGATGATCTGGTTCGAGGGGAAGTTTCCGTATTTCCCTAGGGATACCTCTCTAGAGCGCCAATTCAGTCAGTCAAGCTCAGGAGTAAAGCCCAGAGGTAAGGAGTAAGGACGCACGTATTGGGTATAAGGTGGATGATTCTCGTCGCTTCAGACGGAAGCCGAAAGGCGACATGTTGATAAGGACGGATATATGAGTGCATGGCGTGAAACACTGGTTCCCAAGGACAAAAGATAAGTCTATTATGCAAATCGCATGCTATCAAATAATCAAACAGGAAGATGAGCCAAATCAATCAAGGCTCTTCTGGAtgttttcttcaatgattcttttttttctttggcgGTGATCAACTTCTGCGCCTGCGCTAGTCCCAAACTGGCATGATACCGGATAATCCGGAATTAGTGCTCCTCCGCTTGACATTGATGTGGCTGAAGTGTACTGTGGCTGTATGTGGCTAATTATAACCAATGACGTGAATGTCACTGCGGGGTTACCGTACCATACCAAAATTACACTACCAAGCCGAGCATACCGTACATTCACCGCCTTCACTGGGCGACCGCCTGCAATGATCGTGTTATATAGAGCAGATCGCCAGTGTTGAATTCGGGTGCCTGCTTTCGTGTCAGCATCTTTGGCAGTTGTATACTGTCTCTTTTGGAATTATATACGTGCTTATAGGTGTATTCAGACATAGTATGACCATTGCCCAACTCTGCTGCTAATCGCGGTATCAATACCATTTGTGGACTGATCGAATTGCCTTTTATCTTATCTGGATAGCACTCTTCATAGTGATCCTTACTGCTTACTACAGATTACGCCACACTGAACACTTCTGCCTTGATGGTCTTGCGCAAACagcctcctcctcgtcttaATTCCGTCAAAGACACTAAGCGTCGTCCATCACTCTCTCCTACTGCCAAATCTGTATCTCCTGTCTCCCCGAAACGGTTGACACGTCCGAGACGAGCGCAAAGCTCTCCCtatcctcgtcgtcttccaTCGCAAGAATCGGTCTACTCACCTGATCTTCATACATCACCAGCGTTTGACCTGATGACGCTCGAACAAGCTCAGCGGTCGCCGGTAGGGAACGTGCACAGTGAAGCGCAGAATCCATGGGCCGATGAGTTGATTGAGAGGCCGGATCAACAGTATCATGAGTACACCCCCTCGGCATCTATGCCAGCGAGTCATAGCGGGACTCAGGAAGAACCGGTCAATAAGAACAAAGGCGATCGAGTGCCATCTATCCTTGTAGCTGGTACTCAACGCAGGATGGCTGCAAACGAATGGCAACCAGAGGAAGAGGCCGACGAATGGGAGCATGTCAGGCAGACACCGGTCCAACTGCGATCTAATAACCCGTTTTTGAAGACAAGACAGTCTGAAAGTAACCCGTGGCAAACCGAATCATATCAGGCTCAACACGTTGAGGATACTCGTGCTTCACAGGCAACTTCCGTGCACAGTGATGCGTTGAGCCAAGGTATAAAATGACCTACGAGTGCCCAACGCAATGCAGCTAAGATGGAGCTGACATACTTCTCAGGCGAGGGAATTATTCCAATGACCGCCCGCCTGTCTCTTCTGGACCAGCAGCCCTCAGATTCAGCGTGGGCAGAAGAGCATCCCGTTACCGCCCCGCAGTCCCAGCATCCGCAGAATGGCCATTCTGTCCAGGACTCACAAGCGCAAGCTCCACAGACATCCTATGCTAACCAAGTTGCTATTTATACGGCTGATGGCCAATCTTATGATACCCATGGAGCTCCCGGAAATACTGCGGAACCCCAATACCAACCCCAATACGCTTCCCCCTATGAATATCAGCCATATTCATCGCAGGATTATGACAAACTGATCCAACAGTATCAACCAAACCCCCACTCTGAACCTGTTTCTTCTGCGACCACACAGCCCAATGTGCTCATCGATGTCGGGGACTCTAGCAAGCCAGAAGTACTGCCTCGGTCAACTTCATCTGTATATGAGTCTGATGTAAATGAGGCTCGTGGGACGCGAACCGGGTCATCAGACACCGCACCACCCCTTCCTCAGCGTCCAAGCGAGGCAGGTCGCTCGGAGGGCGACGAGCAGCACACCACGTTAAGTGCCGCTGACGCAAACAGACAGGCAGAACAGCGGGCAGAAACCTATGCTATCAGACACGTCAACTGGACCGATATCAGCGGGAAATTACGCAATTCACCAATTCTGTCCCAGAACGAAAATGGACCATGCCCTTTACTGGCACTTGTTAATGCGCTTGTGATTAGTTCGGCCGAAGACGCTCAAACACCTGTCGTCAAGGCTCTGCAAACACGAGAACAGATATCTCTAGGGTTGCTTATTCAGGCACTGTTTGAGGAATTGATTACGTGCCTGGGCCCTGATGACGAGTTTCCGGATATCGAGGCTCTTAGTCGGTTTTTGACGATGTTGCATACGGGCATGAATGTCAATCCGCGTCTAACATTGGTAAGAGATCACTTTCTCATTATGGTACTTTTGCTAATACTATTCAGGAACCGGATGATAATGCTGGTCGTTTCCATGAGACGAGTGATATTCAGTTCTATAATACATTTGGACTCCCTTTGATACACGGTTGGGTGGCCAAACCCAGTACAGAAGCTCACGCGGCATTTTCGCGAGTAGCTCAGTACTACGAAGACATACAACTGCTGCCATTCCGGAAAGAAGAGCTTGAAGACCGAGTTTTCCGAGGCGGCTCACTGTCCCCCGAGGAAGAACAAACCATGTACGACATTCAAACGATCCAGCAATTCGTCGAAGTCGACCACGCAACGCAATTGAGCGATTATGGGCTTGAGCACCTCAAAGAAAGACTGGCCCCTGGATCCGTATCAATTCTCTTCCGCAATGACCATTTCACCACGCTTTACAAACACCCGCAAAAACATGAGCTGTTTACGATAGTAACCGACGCTGGTTATGCAAGCCATGCTGAGATCGTATGGGAGAACCTCGTCGATGTCAACGGCTCTCGCGCTGAATTCTTCTCTGGCGACTTCCGCCCCGTTGGACATGGCCCATCAGGAGGTCCTGCGACATCTGCCCCAGCGCTTCCGAGCCGTGATGCAGGCTATTTTACTAAATCGAAGGATGAACCATCGCAAGAACAGGCCGATGCTGACTATGCCTATGCGCTGGCCCTGCAGTTCCAAGAGGAAGAACAGCAACGGCAGAACGCGCCTGCGGCCCACAACCAGAATGCCTCTGCGCCCAATCACCCCGCACGAGGACATGGACCTGAAGCCACCCATCAGCGTACTTCGAGCGCGGTGAATCGAGGGGTCGGTCGATACCAGCCTGCTGCAGAGCAGCGTTCAGCACGATCGAGCCAACAGCATGGACGGTCATCCTATCCtcgcgaggaagaggatttGCCATCGTACGCACAAGCAGCTCGCAGCCCTATCTATTCCCCACAGCAAAGCACACCGTCTGTCAATCCATCCAATCAGTCAATGGATAGTCGCTTCTCGAGAAGCCATTATGGACATGGGAGACGGCCTCCTGCGACGTCGTCGGGGCTCCCTGAGCGGCCCAAGGATAAGAATAAGGACTGCATCGTTATGTGAATGCGTGGTAGTGTTGGATAGGGCCAAATGGTTGCTATGAGCTGGAATGGTTGCGGCGTTCTGTAATTGACTACTTCCACTGGTTTGGCGTTGAATGCTTGTGTTTTAACGATGACATGAGTTACGTATATAGATACCAACGATTACACCTTCCCAATTCTCAGCTATAGCGCGCTCTTAATATGTTGCATTTTGCTGAGAATTGAGTCAATATCTCTTGATGAGTTGTATCATGCTAGGATCATCATTTGGTTGAGTTCTCTGAGATACATTTCTGGATAGAGTGAAAATACCCACTTAAGATATCTCATCTTGTTTCCTTTTCCATCGTTAGAAGTCTGCAGGACTAGTTTGAAATACTGTATCAGCTACCCTCAAACCGCCGGCGTGTGGTGTTCTTTCATTCCTAGTTCATACGAAAGTCGCGCTGTAGCAAGAGACGCAACCACAAACAGCCTTAGTTCAAAATGCAAGCTGTGCTCTTCGGAATCTCGGGCGATTCATACGACATGCGTTGCGTCCGCGATATGACACATAAAGGGCTCTCCACAAAGTCATCGAGGACAGGCCGGGACCAGACGAGCTGCGAAACCGAGAGATATTTCAGAGATATCAACACCGGCCATTTCTTGGTCTCCGACGTCCTTTCTAGATCGTTTTGATCTATGACGAATAACGTGTCATAAGTATAAGAGTCTCACTGAGAATTTCCGCATTAGCGGTTAAAAACTCGCGGGTTTCATCAAAATGGAAAGTAGCCGTTGGCTAAGGGCTTCTTTCCCATGGGGTGGTGCATGCGGGTTGTGATTAGCCCTCTGAGTGAGTCTTTCACGGGAGTTCTCTTCATGTTTTTCGTTTTAAATGAATCATTGACCCGCATGGTCACCGGTTGTGTATTTTGTCTGGGGATGTTGATCGTGAAGACAGAGAATGGCTCAGTTGTTGAAACCAATTCAAAACGACCTGGGTTTGTTGCTTGATCCAGGTAAGTAGACCCACGGGCTGGGGGAGACAATGTAGCCGGCATAAACTCAAAATGGCGATTGAAGAAAGGTACCCCGTAAGTTCTCCGTATGCAATGATGCCAGTATTTGATCTGATTTTCGAACATCATTTTCACTTAGATACCTCAAATACGATCACAGGCCCCGACTCGCTGTATTCGAGCTGTTAACGTTACCATTATTTTTTATCAATGTGGCTTTGTTTGATATCTGGCTCCTTTTCATGATCCGGGATATGCCACTTTTAGATGGTGAATATGAATATTGTTAATCTGTAGTCGATTGGAGTAGTCGATTGGAGAGTATGTAGTCCCAATCGTTGGTGCTTGTCACATATAGAAGTGGAAGTATTTCCAGACAAGCCAGGTCAAGATTCGCCCGCGCTTCTCGCTTGCTCAAGCACGCCTGCTTATAGTAAGTAGAAACGAGGCAACAGTATGTAGGAATGCAGTGTGACTAGGGTGGCCCTTTCAATTTCCCTTGTGGCTATGGCCTGGTGTGCCTTTTGTAGGACGGGGTTTTCGGTGTAGGTTCTAAATGAACTCCGGGCTATGTTGTTCAGAGATTCTGAGTTATTCACCAATAATAGCAATACGCACTGTCCGTGCGTATTGCTACCGCAAGCCGTAcctcagccatttgatcaagacTGTTTAGTATCATAGCGATACTAAGGTCTTCATTAACGCGTTGGATAGATAGACCCGAAAAACCGCTGTATTCCCTAGTGGCGACCTTATGTCCTGGGATGGTAAGAACACGCCAAACCGTGATCCCTTGGGATTTGTGGACGGACATTGCATAAGCCAAGCTAATGGAAATACAGTAGCAGTCCGGAATTCCAGGAGTTCAAGCCACTATAAAAATGATCAGTATGACCATGTCACTTGTTGAGCGTGTGGCTCACTCCTTGTAGAGCACACAATCACAGGCGATCCATATGACAGTATTTAGGTAGAACTTTTCCGTATTAGCATTTGTCAAAGCAAAGAAAGCCCACTAATAGGGGCTAGTAatcggttttttttttttttttttctttcgatAGGGACAGCCATACTCAAGATGATCAACTGCTAGCTTCCCGCTCGTCTCCCACGCGTTTTCACCACCTGATTCGTGTTCAAATCTGTTATATAGGGACCAAAGATCGGAAACGACAGCCATGAGGTGAGAGGAACGAAAGTCATTGGACGGGACGCTACGGGCATAGGCACTCAGAAGGGTCGAAGTGCTATCTTCTGAGAACTGTGTGCGGATGTGAGTTTGGCAAACATCAGGGATTACCCCAACTCTGAAGTTGCGAGTCAGGGCAGCTTTCAGGTCCGAAAATGACCGTGGCTGACGGGACTGCTGACCGAGGCTGGACTTGATGCTTAATTGTGAATTGATTGTTCTAAGAAGTGAAAAGAATTCACTCTTTGGCTCGTTCAAGGACTAGCACAGCCTCGTCAATGTCCGACATGTAGAAATCATTATATTTCTTCACGCATCACGGCGGGCGAAAGTCTGCAAATTGCCATATTCGCAGCAAATTAGCATGAACGGACACCGGGTCTATCTGGCCATAGTTAGTCAAGCCAACAGCGCAACCGTTTTCAGAGCCCATGGAGCAAAAGTATCACCCACCTACCCATCAAGCAAGCTGATAATGAGGGACAAGATTCCCCACAACAATCCATTTAGAAAATTTCACTCGGCGAAGGACCCAAAGAAAGAGATTTATATGTGGTATTGGCATCTGCTGGCAGATATCCTGCGCGGTTATATCAATGAAACCGCTATCGGTCTCCTTGAGCGTTCCCCATCTGCCAACGTTCGGCACAAGCGAGACGGCCGCTGGGGTTCATTTTTGGTACGTAATACGCGCTTCTAGCAGAGCTGGATGGGGAATCTCAAGGCTTTCTTCTGTCATCAGCACGATCTGATGGCCAGGAAGCATGATTCCCTGGTGTCTTGGCAAAGCCGTTCGATGTTCTGACTTGACATTCGTTATACTTATGAACGTCTGTGTTGACAAAGCCCACGTGAAAGTCGTCACACTATCTGTGCATGTCCAAGGCTAGTAACTGCATTCTTGGGACCGTTGATAGATCCTGAAAAGTGAGTCGAGAATCTTCTATATGCCTGGTAAAACCGATATAGAAAGAcccgtttcttttctttagCTGCCATCCATACCAGAAGCCGCGATTGGTTCTGGCCCTAGCATAGTGAAAAATGGACATAAATCACGACTGTCAATCGCGTTTTCGACAACGGTTGCTATTGTGGATGGTATTATGTGTGCGCATTCAGTGTAATCGTCAAGTCACATGTTGTACTCTGTCTATGGGAATTTCCCTGCCATAGCTAGATCATAGGCTCCGGTGTCGACACATCTCTTGGAATAGCTTCTTCAAAATTGATACCCCATATTGAGACTCGGGAACTGGTATCTGAGAAGAAGGTGG
This sequence is a window from Aspergillus chevalieri M1 DNA, chromosome 5, nearly complete sequence. Protein-coding genes within it:
- the trm6 gene encoding tRNA 1-methyladenosine methyltransferase subunit GCD10 (BUSCO:EOG09261I0F;~COG:J;~EggNog:ENOG410PJ0M;~InterPro:IPR017423;~PFAM:PF04189;~go_component: GO:0031515 - tRNA (m1A) methyltransferase complex [Evidence IEA];~go_process: GO:0030488 - tRNA methylation [Evidence IEA]); the encoded protein is MHSYIRPYQHVAFRLPSEATRIIHLIPNTEVSLGKYGNFPSNQIIGRPFYLTFEILDNPTEENGNRLRIITAAELHAESLITEGSGEADGEGDEPDVGGDAETPMRTNREIVDDASTQKMTLQEIEELKKGSSDAGRDIIAKLLESHSALDQKTAFSLAKYTLRKRRKYMKRFTVLPLDVSLLTNFMLEEKDAGRTMELRDELIGLVGCWGNVHHGGNVSVGPKPNGRYLVVDETGGLIVAAMAERMGILYPHDNEDEESEEESSGKPAEETSPAKERPSQMSASGNTITLLHAHTQPNLSLLKYFGYDQDNPDESHPLFTHLKTVSWMQLVDPSSDPIYGNEPEVIPDETLATYKPNKRGTYYRKRSRWQRVRNVVDEARAGEYDSLLVATLMEPASVLKHAVPLLAGSAQVVVYSPTIEPLTELIDLYSTPRRTTFINARRELIEATQKRNQENNVDDPVDLSELEQEFIVDPSLLLAPTLETARIRPWQVLPGRTHPMMSGRGGADGYVFHGIRTFPTQAKIEAAGNPSRKKRKVETNPVPLPAGDVEMKL
- the ARC18 gene encoding actin-related protein 2/3 complex subunit 3 (BUSCO:EOG09264S3E;~COG:Z;~EggNog:ENOG410PNX6;~InterPro:IPR036753,IPR007204;~PFAM:PF04062;~go_component: GO:0005856 - cytoskeleton [Evidence IEA];~go_component: GO:0005885 - Arp2/3 protein complex [Evidence IEA];~go_process: GO:0030833 - regulation of actin filament polymerization [Evidence IEA];~go_process: GO:0034314 - Arp2/3 complex-mediated actin nucleation [Evidence IEA]) — translated: MPAYHSIFLEDRDVPVIGNFPVLPLRTRTRGPAYTLPPLPPNTLDVDVPADSESYDCIDEILSLFRANVLFRNFEINGPADRMLIYGTLFISECLGKVKPTMAAREAEKALINVALDHFAIPGDVSFPFNQAFEPPRDRQDAETLRSYISQVRQEIAIRLHARLYPGGVGPSKWWLSFAKRKFMGKSF
- a CDS encoding uncharacterized protein (COG:I;~EggNog:ENOG410PI64;~InterPro:IPR007518,IPR033979;~MEROPS:MER1054226;~PFAM:PF04424;~go_function: GO:0004843 - thiol-dependent ubiquitin-specific protease activity [Evidence IEA];~go_function: GO:1990380 - Lys48-specific deubiquitinase activity [Evidence IEA]); its protein translation is MVLRKQPPPRLNSVKDTKRRPSLSPTAKSVSPVSPKRLTRPRRAQSSPYPRRLPSQESVYSPDLHTSPAFDLMTLEQAQRSPVGNVHSEAQNPWADELIERPDQQYHEYTPSASMPASHSGTQEEPVNKNKGDRVPSILVAGTQRRMAANEWQPEEEADEWEHVRQTPVQLRSNNPFLKTRQSESNPWQTESYQAQHVEDTRASQATSVHSDALSQGEGIIPMTARLSLLDQQPSDSAWAEEHPVTAPQSQHPQNGHSVQDSQAQAPQTSYANQVAIYTADGQSYDTHGAPGNTAEPQYQPQYASPYEYQPYSSQDYDKLIQQYQPNPHSEPVSSATTQPNVLIDVGDSSKPEVLPRSTSSVYESDVNEARGTRTGSSDTAPPLPQRPSEAGRSEGDEQHTTLSAADANRQAEQRAETYAIRHVNWTDISGKLRNSPILSQNENGPCPLLALVNALVISSAEDAQTPVVKALQTREQISLGLLIQALFEELITCLGPDDEFPDIEALSRFLTMLHTGMNVNPRLTLEPDDNAGRFHETSDIQFYNTFGLPLIHGWVAKPSTEAHAAFSRVAQYYEDIQLLPFRKEELEDRVFRGGSLSPEEEQTMYDIQTIQQFVEVDHATQLSDYGLEHLKERLAPGSVSILFRNDHFTTLYKHPQKHELFTIVTDAGYASHAEIVWENLVDVNGSRAEFFSGDFRPVGHGPSGGPATSAPALPSRDAGYFTKSKDEPSQEQADADYAYALALQFQEEEQQRQNAPAAHNQNASAPNHPARGHGPEATHQRTSSAVNRGVGRYQPAAEQRSARSSQQHGRSSYPREEEDLPSYAQAARSPIYSPQQSTPSVNPSNQSMDSRFSRSHYGHGRRPPATSSGLPERPKDKNKDCIVM